A DNA window from Mariprofundus aestuarium contains the following coding sequences:
- the yhbY gene encoding ribosome assembly RNA-binding protein YhbY: MALTNKEIKALKSEAHHLKPVIRIGQKGVTENLIQETELALEIHELIKVHIAIDDRDARKEAGQAVAAKTGSEIVTAIGKTCTLYRKRKGDS; the protein is encoded by the coding sequence ATGGCACTAACCAACAAAGAGATCAAAGCACTGAAAAGTGAAGCCCACCACCTGAAACCAGTCATCAGAATCGGTCAGAAAGGTGTTACTGAGAACCTGATTCAGGAGACAGAACTTGCGCTTGAGATACATGAGCTGATTAAGGTTCATATCGCAATAGATGACCGCGATGCCCGCAAGGAGGCAGGCCAAGCAGTTGCTGCCAAAACAGGGTCGGAAATTGTCACCGCTATCGGTAAAACCTGCACCCTTTATCGCAAACGGAAAGGCGATTCTTGA
- a CDS encoding M23 family metallopeptidase, which yields MLKLKKSTTGRIFGLVASRNIAIGGMVLASAALLFGGWGVYSVLQTSQLTLALKQTQVALDYAQLNKTQALADLQRKLDADQQKMALYARTLGQMQARISRLDQLGSKLVDVASLDRSAFDFGLEPAFGGPREQNSDLMNVEAGLHETMQHLDGRLHQLGAQLTAVDYILEKKSSAKSARPHAWPTEGGWISSRFGARIDPFTGNPAQHNGVDIANRYGAPVLAASRGVVIFAGKMPDYGYVVDIEHGHGFKTRYGHMGSTAVNIGDIVKHNQLLGRIGSTGHSTGPHLHYEVRRYDKVVNPRSFLPRG from the coding sequence TTGCTGAAGCTTAAGAAATCAACGACAGGACGGATATTTGGTCTTGTGGCCAGCCGGAATATTGCCATTGGCGGCATGGTCCTGGCCTCTGCCGCACTGCTGTTTGGTGGCTGGGGTGTTTACAGTGTGCTGCAGACAAGTCAGCTGACGCTGGCCCTTAAGCAGACGCAGGTTGCACTGGATTATGCCCAGTTGAACAAGACTCAGGCACTGGCTGATCTGCAGCGGAAGCTGGATGCCGACCAGCAGAAGATGGCTCTCTATGCACGCACGCTGGGTCAGATGCAGGCTCGTATCTCCCGTCTCGACCAGTTGGGCAGCAAGCTTGTGGACGTGGCTTCACTGGATAGATCCGCATTTGATTTCGGACTTGAGCCCGCATTCGGTGGCCCTCGCGAACAGAACTCTGATCTGATGAATGTTGAAGCTGGCCTGCATGAGACGATGCAGCATCTGGACGGTCGCCTGCATCAGCTGGGCGCTCAGCTTACCGCAGTCGATTATATACTTGAGAAAAAAAGCAGCGCCAAAAGTGCCAGGCCGCATGCATGGCCGACCGAGGGCGGCTGGATAAGCTCGCGTTTCGGCGCGCGCATCGACCCGTTCACAGGCAACCCTGCCCAGCATAATGGTGTGGATATCGCCAACAGGTATGGTGCTCCCGTTCTCGCCGCAAGCCGTGGTGTTGTGATCTTTGCTGGTAAAATGCCGGACTACGGTTATGTCGTAGATATTGAGCATGGCCATGGGTTCAAAACGCGTTATGGCCACATGGGCAGCACGGCGGTCAATATCGGTGATATTGTGAAGCACAACCAGCTGCTCGGGCGTATCGGTTCAACCGGCCACTCCACAGGTCCGCACCTGCATTATGAGGTTCGCCGCTACGATAAAGTGGTTAATCCTCGTTCTTTCCTGCCTCGCGGCTGA
- a CDS encoding NADP-dependent malic enzyme, translating into MPKEAMKKEALEYHRSPTPGKICVKPTKPCLTQRDLALAYSPGVAEPCLAIAENPELADEYTSRANLVGVISNGTAVLGLGNIGALAGKPVMEGKGVLFKRFADIDVFDIELDELDPQKFIDTVARMEPTFGGINLEDIKAPECFIIEEELKKRMNIPVLHDDQHGTAVITAAAFINALILQGKAIEDVKIVCLGAGAAGFACMKLIEQLGAKRENILFLDRKGVIFKGSDENMPPHKAYFASERAERTLEEAMNGADAFVGLSQGNMVTVEMLQSMADKPIVFAMANPDPEIDYDLAMSARKDLIMATGRSDHPNQVNNVLGFPFLFRGALDARATAFNEEMKLAAVYALAELARQDVPASVLRAYGVKELRFGPEYILPKPFDPRLIEVVPVAVAKAATETGVARKPLLDPAAYAQELACRIDSSRLFMRMIMDKAKANPIRLVLPEGEDETIVRAAIEMKELGIATPILIGRKAQMAELCKSALLDIDGIEIIDPLVEDSRFSSLADAYYFDRKRNGILREDAAKTLRGDINIFGSMLVRQGFAEGMLSGRTAHYPTVLRPLLKVLGHDTGGKHHHVYGMYIMIMENGAYFMADCTVNVEMNAEELARLAELAAETAVSLGCEARVGMLSFSNFGSVDHPETRKVAEATRILHESRPDLTIDGEMQADTAVNDVIMKQYPFSKLKEPANVLVFPTMQAGNISYKLLRELGGGTAIGPILLGLPYQAHVLQTGASVDDIVHMAAIAAAREADGS; encoded by the coding sequence ATGCCAAAAGAAGCGATGAAAAAAGAAGCGTTAGAGTATCATCGCTCGCCGACTCCCGGAAAAATCTGTGTCAAACCGACCAAGCCGTGCCTGACCCAGCGCGACCTGGCTCTGGCATACAGCCCCGGCGTGGCCGAACCCTGCCTGGCTATTGCGGAGAACCCTGAACTGGCAGACGAATACACATCACGCGCCAATCTTGTCGGCGTCATCAGCAACGGCACTGCGGTGCTCGGGCTGGGCAATATCGGTGCACTGGCCGGCAAACCTGTAATGGAAGGCAAGGGTGTACTATTCAAACGTTTTGCCGACATTGATGTCTTCGATATCGAACTGGATGAACTGGATCCGCAGAAATTTATCGATACCGTGGCACGCATGGAGCCCACCTTCGGCGGCATCAACCTTGAAGACATCAAGGCTCCTGAGTGCTTCATCATTGAGGAAGAGCTCAAGAAGCGGATGAACATTCCGGTCCTGCATGATGACCAGCACGGCACAGCCGTGATCACGGCAGCAGCATTCATCAATGCGCTTATCCTGCAGGGCAAGGCCATTGAAGATGTGAAAATCGTCTGCCTCGGCGCCGGCGCTGCAGGTTTCGCCTGCATGAAGCTGATCGAGCAACTGGGTGCCAAACGCGAAAACATCCTCTTCCTCGACCGTAAAGGCGTCATTTTCAAAGGCAGCGATGAAAACATGCCGCCGCATAAGGCATATTTTGCCAGTGAAAGGGCTGAACGTACGCTGGAAGAAGCCATGAACGGTGCGGATGCATTTGTCGGCCTCTCACAAGGCAATATGGTGACAGTGGAGATGCTGCAGTCGATGGCGGACAAACCGATCGTCTTTGCCATGGCCAACCCCGACCCGGAGATTGATTACGATCTTGCCATGAGTGCCCGCAAGGATTTGATCATGGCCACAGGCCGCTCCGATCACCCGAATCAGGTCAACAATGTTCTGGGATTCCCGTTCCTCTTCCGCGGCGCTCTCGATGCCAGAGCCACCGCATTCAATGAGGAGATGAAACTTGCCGCTGTATATGCGCTGGCTGAACTTGCCCGTCAGGATGTGCCCGCTTCGGTGCTCAGGGCTTATGGCGTCAAAGAGCTGCGTTTCGGCCCTGAATACATCCTGCCAAAACCGTTTGACCCACGTCTGATCGAGGTGGTTCCCGTAGCTGTCGCCAAGGCAGCCACCGAAACAGGTGTGGCGCGCAAACCACTGCTGGACCCTGCAGCCTATGCTCAGGAGCTGGCCTGCCGCATCGACAGCTCGCGGCTGTTTATGCGCATGATCATGGATAAGGCCAAAGCCAATCCGATTCGTCTGGTACTACCAGAAGGGGAGGATGAAACCATCGTACGTGCTGCAATCGAAATGAAAGAGCTCGGCATCGCCACCCCGATCCTGATCGGCCGCAAGGCGCAGATGGCTGAACTATGCAAATCAGCACTACTGGATATCGATGGCATTGAGATCATTGATCCGCTGGTTGAGGACTCACGATTCTCCAGCCTTGCCGATGCCTACTACTTCGACCGTAAACGCAACGGCATTCTGCGTGAGGATGCCGCCAAAACGCTGCGCGGGGACATCAACATCTTCGGCTCCATGCTGGTGCGCCAGGGCTTTGCTGAGGGCATGCTCTCCGGCCGCACCGCCCACTACCCAACAGTACTGCGTCCGCTGTTGAAGGTTCTCGGACACGACACCGGCGGCAAACATCACCACGTATATGGCATGTATATCATGATCATGGAGAACGGCGCCTACTTCATGGCCGACTGTACCGTGAATGTGGAGATGAACGCAGAAGAGCTGGCTCGACTGGCAGAGCTGGCAGCTGAAACAGCAGTCTCTCTTGGCTGTGAAGCGCGCGTAGGCATGCTCTCGTTCTCAAACTTCGGCAGTGTGGATCATCCGGAGACACGCAAGGTCGCGGAGGCAACACGCATCCTGCATGAGTCCCGCCCTGATCTGACCATCGATGGTGAAATGCAGGCCGATACGGCTGTAAATGATGTCATCATGAAACAGTATCCATTCAGCAAACTGAAAGAGCCGGCCAATGTACTGGTCTTCCCGACCATGCAGGCAGGCAACATCTCCTACAAATTGCTGCGTGAACTCGGAGGCGGAACGGCTATCGGTCCGATCCTGCTGGGCCTGCCCTACCAGGCACATGTACTGCAAACCGGCGCCAGCGTTGATGACATCGTCCATATGGCTGCGATTGCAGCAGCTCGCGAAGCTGATGGATCCTAA
- a CDS encoding ketopantoate reductase family protein translates to MFAGAGAVGCHYGSRLQQAGDEVLFLARGKHLSAMQQHGLLHESEGEVLCLTVQATDDPAVVCDADVVIFSCKMTSLRKMIQSMDGKVSPDSLLITMQNGVEAPEWVASAFPEHAVAAATAFIGARLEGSGHVVHSAAGGVRLGLWQVGAGSKHLRALVEQFNAGGVPARMDGDPAAMLWRKLLWNTGFNAITAITRRFASQMCEFDETLAIVSDAMQETVAVAQAEGIAIGESDIYSHIDVTRRMGPVKTSMWQDIEAGHRTEVDYLNGLVVSRGEKHGIGTPVNRMLVSLVHAIEVQS, encoded by the coding sequence GTGTTTGCAGGTGCAGGGGCAGTCGGCTGTCACTATGGCAGCAGGTTGCAACAGGCTGGCGATGAGGTTCTCTTTCTGGCGCGGGGCAAGCACCTGAGTGCCATGCAGCAGCATGGCCTGCTGCATGAGTCCGAAGGTGAAGTGCTGTGCCTGACTGTTCAGGCTACAGATGATCCGGCTGTCGTTTGTGATGCGGATGTAGTGATTTTCAGCTGTAAAATGACATCGCTCAGGAAAATGATTCAAAGCATGGATGGAAAAGTCAGCCCGGACAGTCTGCTTATCACGATGCAGAATGGCGTAGAGGCACCGGAGTGGGTTGCATCTGCATTTCCTGAGCATGCAGTTGCCGCAGCGACGGCTTTTATTGGGGCAAGGCTTGAAGGGTCCGGGCATGTCGTTCACTCAGCGGCCGGAGGAGTCAGGCTGGGCTTGTGGCAGGTAGGAGCTGGATCGAAGCATCTGCGGGCGCTGGTTGAACAGTTCAATGCAGGCGGGGTGCCGGCTCGAATGGATGGAGATCCCGCGGCCATGCTGTGGCGGAAACTGCTCTGGAATACAGGGTTTAATGCAATCACTGCGATCACGAGGCGCTTTGCAAGCCAGATGTGTGAGTTTGATGAGACGCTGGCCATTGTCTCTGATGCCATGCAGGAGACCGTCGCCGTGGCGCAGGCAGAAGGCATTGCTATTGGAGAGTCGGATATTTATTCCCATATTGATGTGACACGCCGGATGGGTCCCGTCAAAACAAGCATGTGGCAGGATATCGAGGCGGGCCATCGAACTGAGGTGGACTATCTCAATGGTCTGGTTGTGAGCAGGGGCGAGAAACATGGTATTGGTACGCCGGTGAACCGAATGCTTGTCTCGCTTGTGCATGCAATAGAGGTGCAGTCATAG
- a CDS encoding BolA family protein: MSQASEAIRQLLEDKFHPEFIQIEDESWKHAGHAGVRESGGGHFLIQIKASELNGLSRILRHRKVMQALKPLFPTTIHAASIKAEGTESTQL, from the coding sequence TTGAGTCAAGCCAGCGAAGCCATCCGCCAACTTCTCGAGGACAAATTTCACCCTGAATTCATCCAAATTGAAGATGAATCGTGGAAACATGCCGGCCATGCCGGCGTCAGGGAGAGTGGGGGCGGGCACTTCCTGATCCAGATCAAAGCCAGTGAACTCAATGGCTTGTCGCGAATACTTCGGCACAGGAAGGTAATGCAGGCTTTAAAACCGCTGTTTCCCACCACCATTCATGCTGCAAGCATCAAAGCTGAAGGAACCGAATCCACACAGCTATAA
- the prmC gene encoding peptide chain release factor N(5)-glutamine methyltransferase codes for MNIRDLIRQATALLESAGCDSARVDAELLLMHIWKISRTDLIIRAFDEVPEDVQQAFQRVIKRREAREPVAYLTGEKEFWSRPFRVTPDVLIPRPETEHLVEEMLERFPDTDGTYLFCDIGTGSGCIAITLACEYTQARIVATDISEAALAIARSNAEQLGVSERVSFHHGDMLQALTSDDGPFDAIISNPPYVAHHEMDDLEAELGHEPRGALTDESDGLQFLATILNEGSERLNPKGLIIVETGTCGLPETPPQLEMKKEIFDLAGRLRGGVYQAKGLMSDAFGRHSK; via the coding sequence ATGAACATCCGCGATCTGATTCGTCAGGCTACCGCCCTCCTTGAATCCGCAGGCTGCGATTCGGCAAGAGTGGATGCAGAGCTGCTTCTGATGCACATCTGGAAAATTAGCCGCACTGATCTGATTATACGTGCTTTTGATGAAGTTCCTGAAGATGTCCAGCAGGCTTTTCAAAGAGTGATCAAACGCCGTGAGGCACGTGAGCCGGTAGCCTATCTCACAGGTGAAAAAGAGTTCTGGTCGCGCCCGTTCCGTGTCACCCCGGATGTGTTGATTCCCCGTCCGGAGACCGAACACCTGGTCGAAGAGATGCTGGAACGATTTCCGGATACCGATGGCACTTACCTTTTTTGTGACATCGGCACAGGCTCAGGATGCATAGCCATCACACTGGCCTGCGAATATACGCAGGCACGAATTGTAGCCACTGACATATCCGAAGCAGCCCTGGCCATTGCCCGTAGCAACGCAGAACAACTTGGCGTTAGCGAGCGTGTCAGCTTCCACCATGGCGATATGCTGCAGGCGTTAACCAGTGATGACGGCCCGTTTGATGCCATTATCTCCAACCCACCCTATGTGGCACATCATGAGATGGACGATCTTGAAGCGGAACTGGGTCATGAACCGCGAGGTGCACTGACCGACGAATCAGATGGTTTGCAATTTCTCGCCACCATCCTCAATGAAGGCTCAGAACGGTTGAATCCCAAAGGGCTGATTATCGTAGAAACAGGCACTTGCGGACTACCTGAAACACCTCCCCAGCTTGAAATGAAAAAGGAGATCTTTGATCTTGCAGGCCGCCTGCGTGGCGGGGTTTATCAAGCCAAAGGACTCATGAGTGATGCTTTCGGCAGGCATTCAAAGTAG
- the hemA gene encoding glutamyl-tRNA reductase, with amino-acid sequence MRICHIGLNHKTAPVELRERLAVQETDIPEILQQRINHPAIREAALLSTCNRVEMTVVTHDPDAAIAAVHEWFAEKAAMGLEQVREHLYSYTTDEAIRHLFSVASGLDSLVLGEPQILGQVKTSYEHALTSGSAGHVLHRLYQSTFAAAKRARSETGIGKQAVNISSCAVELARHIFGDLAGKTVLLMGAGEMAELAARHLRGNGCTDILVANRTLERAQNLAIEFEGHALTLDQLPDYLDAADIVLSSTGASTFVLLPETVQAAMKKRKGRPMFLVDIAVPRDIDPRIGDIDGAYLYDIDDLQQVVQGNVQHREHEAEQARDILEEEAISFLSWLKSLESVPLIRSIQQQMELRRIEEMEKAQRYLKDFDQAQIEAVERFSKALMKRYMHPTMQALKSLPDDIEGDLLMGAATRLFDLESTPSTLTRTKGKNEQSSG; translated from the coding sequence ATGCGCATCTGTCATATCGGACTGAATCATAAAACTGCCCCTGTAGAGCTGCGGGAGCGTCTGGCTGTTCAGGAGACGGATATCCCCGAGATCCTGCAGCAGCGCATCAATCACCCTGCCATTCGGGAGGCGGCACTGCTCTCCACCTGTAACCGCGTTGAGATGACTGTCGTCACCCACGACCCCGATGCGGCTATTGCCGCCGTGCACGAGTGGTTTGCCGAAAAGGCCGCGATGGGTCTGGAGCAGGTGCGTGAACATCTCTACTCCTACACAACAGATGAAGCGATCCGCCATCTTTTCAGCGTGGCTTCAGGCCTGGACTCTCTTGTGCTCGGTGAGCCTCAGATTCTCGGACAGGTTAAAACCTCCTATGAACATGCCCTTACTTCCGGCTCGGCAGGACATGTGCTGCACAGGCTTTACCAATCCACCTTTGCTGCTGCCAAACGGGCACGCAGCGAGACAGGGATCGGTAAACAGGCGGTAAATATCTCCTCCTGCGCCGTAGAGCTTGCCCGTCACATATTCGGCGATCTGGCCGGAAAAACAGTGCTTCTCATGGGCGCAGGTGAAATGGCCGAGCTTGCAGCTCGCCATCTCAGGGGCAACGGCTGCACCGACATCTTGGTTGCCAACCGTACCCTGGAGCGGGCACAGAATCTTGCCATCGAGTTTGAAGGGCATGCACTTACACTCGATCAGCTGCCTGACTATCTTGATGCTGCCGACATTGTGCTCTCAAGTACCGGTGCCAGCACCTTCGTCCTCCTGCCTGAGACTGTTCAGGCTGCAATGAAAAAACGCAAAGGACGCCCGATGTTTCTTGTCGACATCGCTGTACCTCGCGACATCGACCCGCGCATTGGCGATATCGATGGCGCCTACCTCTATGATATTGATGACCTGCAACAGGTTGTGCAGGGCAATGTACAGCACCGCGAGCACGAAGCGGAGCAGGCACGTGACATACTCGAAGAGGAAGCAATCTCCTTCCTCTCATGGCTGAAATCGCTCGAGTCGGTACCTCTTATTCGCAGTATTCAGCAACAGATGGAGTTGCGCCGCATTGAAGAGATGGAGAAAGCGCAGCGTTACCTGAAAGATTTTGATCAAGCCCAGATTGAGGCAGTGGAGCGCTTCAGCAAGGCACTGATGAAGCGCTATATGCATCCAACCATGCAGGCGCTGAAAAGCCTGCCTGATGATATTGAGGGGGACCTGCTGATGGGAGCGGCCACGCGCCTGTTTGACCTGGAATCGACACCATCCACCCTCACCCGCACGAAGGGGAAGAATGAACAATCGTCTGGATAA
- the prfA gene encoding peptide chain release factor 1 gives MNNRLDNILHRREEIGILLSDPDVSSDNQRFIKLSREYSEIMPVADEAERYLKLKQQLADNREMIADADCDPELKELAQAEILELKQAMKESDEKLSILLLPKDPNDARDIILEIRAGTGGDEAALFAASLFRMYSRYAETQGFKVEVLSANDTEIGGYKEIVAQITGDGVFSRFKFESGVHRVQRVPETESGGRIHTSACTVAILPVAEEVEVNIRPEDIRIDVYRASGAGGQHVNKTESAVRITHDPTGIVVTCQDQASQHKNKAQAMKVLQARIYDKEQSEVNAVRAEARKGMVGSGDRSERIRTYNFPQGRITDHRINLTLYKLDQILGGDMGELIDAIITYHQAELLAAQST, from the coding sequence ATGAACAATCGTCTGGATAATATCCTTCACCGCCGCGAAGAGATTGGCATCCTGCTCTCTGACCCCGACGTTTCATCCGACAACCAGCGCTTCATCAAACTCTCTCGCGAGTATTCCGAAATCATGCCTGTTGCAGATGAGGCGGAACGCTACCTGAAACTAAAGCAGCAGCTGGCGGATAACCGGGAGATGATCGCAGATGCCGATTGCGACCCCGAGCTTAAAGAGCTGGCCCAGGCTGAAATCCTCGAGTTGAAGCAAGCCATGAAAGAGAGCGATGAGAAGCTCTCCATTCTGCTTCTACCCAAAGACCCGAACGATGCCCGCGATATCATCCTAGAGATCAGGGCAGGCACAGGCGGTGATGAGGCAGCGCTGTTTGCTGCAAGTCTGTTCCGCATGTACAGCCGTTATGCTGAAACACAGGGGTTTAAGGTAGAGGTTCTCTCAGCTAACGATACAGAGATCGGCGGCTACAAGGAGATCGTCGCGCAAATTACCGGCGACGGTGTTTTCTCCCGCTTTAAATTTGAATCCGGCGTCCATCGTGTTCAGCGCGTGCCGGAAACCGAATCCGGCGGACGCATCCATACCTCAGCCTGCACTGTTGCCATCCTACCTGTTGCTGAAGAGGTAGAGGTCAATATCCGTCCAGAGGATATCCGCATTGATGTCTACCGCGCTTCCGGCGCAGGTGGCCAGCATGTGAATAAAACCGAATCAGCTGTTCGCATCACCCATGATCCGACCGGCATCGTGGTCACCTGCCAGGATCAGGCCAGCCAGCATAAAAACAAGGCGCAGGCGATGAAGGTGCTGCAGGCACGCATCTATGACAAAGAGCAGTCCGAAGTAAATGCTGTAAGGGCTGAGGCTCGCAAGGGCATGGTCGGCTCCGGCGATCGTTCCGAACGCATTCGCACCTACAACTTCCCGCAGGGGCGCATTACCGACCACCGCATCAATCTCACCCTGTATAAACTGGATCAGATACTGGGGGGGGATATGGGCGAGTTAATTGATGCGATTATCACCTATCACCAGGCGGAACTGCTCGCAGCCCAGAGCACATAA
- a CDS encoding GGDEF domain-containing protein, whose protein sequence is MNDGAEKPHSVVILGGGSGGLAMLEMLMEEDLVSVDGIVDTDEMAPGLVAAREYGVSTFSEIELALLTVKPELAFNVTGSDVVQTKASQVLGVGGVIGGFEAKIILRIINNMRKAKEELHFQASRDLLTGLYNRRYMMDQLHQGVSLAIRYQHPLALVMIDLDHFKQVNDVYGHAAGDQVLVHMAEKLRERVRDADVPGRWGGEEFIVLLPHTSLEGAKKAADQWLCHLNSDPVQLEGGDVVSVTFSAGIAMLDGDEKVDVNDAVKRLLHVADGRMYMAKSQGRNRVIVEGSVPDDVLAGSG, encoded by the coding sequence ATGAACGACGGCGCGGAGAAACCCCATAGCGTAGTCATCCTTGGCGGTGGTTCTGGCGGCTTGGCTATGCTCGAGATGCTGATGGAAGAGGATCTGGTCTCTGTGGATGGCATTGTGGATACCGATGAGATGGCTCCAGGGCTGGTTGCAGCCAGAGAGTACGGTGTTTCTACTTTTAGTGAAATTGAATTGGCGTTGCTTACGGTCAAGCCTGAGTTGGCATTCAATGTGACGGGTAGTGATGTGGTCCAGACAAAGGCATCGCAAGTCCTGGGGGTCGGCGGCGTTATCGGTGGCTTTGAGGCGAAGATTATTCTTCGCATCATTAACAACATGAGGAAGGCAAAAGAGGAGCTCCATTTCCAGGCCAGCCGCGACCTTTTGACTGGCCTCTACAATCGACGATATATGATGGATCAGCTGCACCAGGGTGTTTCTCTGGCCATCCGCTACCAGCATCCTTTAGCACTTGTGATGATTGACTTGGATCACTTTAAGCAGGTCAATGATGTGTATGGGCATGCTGCGGGCGATCAGGTGCTGGTCCACATGGCCGAAAAGCTCAGGGAGCGAGTGCGTGATGCTGATGTTCCCGGCAGGTGGGGAGGAGAGGAGTTTATTGTTCTGCTTCCACATACCAGTTTGGAAGGTGCCAAAAAAGCGGCGGATCAATGGCTTTGTCACTTGAATTCAGACCCTGTTCAACTGGAGGGTGGGGATGTTGTTTCTGTCACCTTCTCGGCGGGCATAGCCATGCTTGATGGGGATGAGAAGGTTGATGTAAATGACGCTGTTAAACGCCTTCTTCATGTTGCGGATGGGCGAATGTATATGGCCAAGAGTCAGGGTCGAAACCGGGTGATTGTGGAAGGTTCGGTGCCCGATGATGTGTTGGCCGGCAGTGGTTGA